In a single window of the Metopolophium dirhodum isolate CAU chromosome 2, ASM1992520v1, whole genome shotgun sequence genome:
- the LOC132939341 gene encoding uncharacterized protein LOC132939341, translating to MSPKKRRGGSRGRGRGISKRRGPKPRQPMSPDTATADDTDAEGTSTDGNVSFKQVMSPPHSPSRKKHADYNEERELSLPRLKPIVIPENSTFLSLLSRDINSDYIMTDDELDHVQWDLEAMLTNVIIRRNTIRDELSTFASMQFARSLHRMAKNPKLPTIRPRAAAEISPVNECRKMKVEFDPTSKELPPSKTESANKFWSLVEPYLSRVKKEDLKWLDDLVKSYCTSKKLYEIPPLGEHYAKNWAKEELEMQKNQSSCSPRPPKKLKFAERIAPDVVELVDKANSAINDGNVYTPVYQRVVTALMDHSNMSLEDAEEHFSEFDDVEEKPQEMSNVCKEFYAEQNVKKQLHKLGLMGRNSKQVPSPEEMLPSLTIADEENDEVLEELVKCDNALAQLREMNKNHLTHLLGRCRKDYYQQIIKNKIEKVNNEILHFKNQQNESWTKEKKIAQMAEEDDELHFLLNQRGTLLGQLQSVATESLYLSPLVSDDSESSYEDCEPSNVHIKTEPSENDTDVKMDDQINYEEGCHAEEHVEINIKHEIVDDRMDFEEANDIAKNNDVEYDEHVDNAEVFTEEIEIEKTVNKENETEKGDEGKIDQENQEDQTEVQTTDVNVNPPVMIKQEEDNCSEKLSIERRRKKPKKGISESEQTPKIEARKPIKIKQEPADSDLELDPSDDITDGVKRELRPRKLNEPHIYFEPYDGSSSEGSDFTDLSD from the exons atgtcGCCAAA AAAACGACGTGGAGGTTCAAGAGGTCGTGGTAGAGGTATATCAAAAAGAAGAGGCCCAAAACCACGTCAACCTATGTCTCCAGACACTGCCACTGCAGATGATACCGATGCTGAGGGTACATCCACAGATGGTAATGTGTCTTTCAAACAGGTGATGTCACCACCACATTCACCATCCAGGAAAAAACATGCTGACTACAATGAAGAAAGAGAGCTGTCGTTACCTCGACTAAAACCTATTGTCATTCCAGAAAATTCTACCTTTCTGTCAT tGCTGAGCCGGGATATCAATTCTGACTATATAATGACGGATGATGAATTGGACCATGTTCAATGGGATCTTGAAGCAATGTTGACTAATGTTATCATTCGCAGAAATACTATAAGAGACGAACTAAGCACTTTTGCATCGATGCAGTTTGCTCGTTCCTTACATAGGATGGCTAAGAACCCCAAACTTCCTACAATT agACCAAGAGCAGCTGCAGAAATATCACCCGTGAATGAATGTCGTAAGATGAAGGTTGAATTTGATCCTACTAGCaaa GAGTTGCCACCAAGCAAAACTGAATCAGCAAATAAATTTTGGTCCCTTGTTGAACCATATCTGAGTCGTGTAAAGAAAGAAGATCTTAAA tggTTAGATGATCTAGTTAAATCGTATTGCACcagtaaaaaattgtatgaaatacCACCTTTGGGTGAACATTATGCGAAAAATTGGGCTAAAGAAGAGCTAGAAATGCAAAAAAACCAATCATCATGTTCTCCACGTCCGcctaaaaaacttaaattcgCTGAACGTATAGCACCCGATGTTGTAGAACTAGTGGATAAAGCTAATTCTGCTAT AAATGATGGTAATGTATACACACCAGTTTATCAAAGAGTTGTAACAGCTCTTATGGATCATTCAAATATGTCTTTAGAGGATGCAGAAGAACATTTTTCAGAATTTGATG ACGTTGAAGAAAAACCACAAGAAATGAGTAATGTTTGTAAGGAATTTTATGCAGAACAAAATGTCAAGAAACAATTGCATAAATTGGGGCTCATGGGTCGTAATTCTAAACAGGTACCATCACCGGAAGAAATGCTACCTTCTTTGACTATAGCTGATGag GAAAATGACGAAGTTCTAGAAGAATTAGTCAAGTGTGATAATGCATTAGCTCAGTTAAGAGAAATGAACAAGAATCACTTGACACATTTATTAGGAAGATGTCGTAAAGattattatcaacaaattataaaaaataaaattgaaaaagtaaatAACGAG attttacattttaaaaaccagCAAAATGAATCATGGACAAAGGAAAAGAAAATTGCTCAAATGGCTGAAGAAGATGATGAGctgcattttttattaaaccaaCGTGGCACTTTACTTGGGCAATTGCAATCAGTGGCAACTGAGTCCTTATACTTAAGCCCATTAGTTTCAGATGATTCAGAATCTAGTTATGAAGACTGTGAACCATctaatgtacatattaaaacTGAACCATCTGAAAATGATACTGACGTAAAAATGGAtgatcaaataaattatgaagaaGGCTGTCATGCTGAAGAGCAcgttgaaattaatattaaacatgaaATTGTTGATGACAGAATGGACTTTGAAGAAGCTAATGACATCGCAAAGAATAATGATGTAGAATATGATGAACATGTTGACAACGCAGAAGTTTTTACTGAagaaatagaaatagaaaaaactGTAAACAAAGAAAATGAAACAGAAAAGGGTGATGAAGGCAAAATTGACCAAGAGAACCAAGAGGATCAGACAGAGGTGCAAACAACAGATGTTAACGTCAATCCACCTGTTATGATTAAACAAGAAGAGGATAATTGTTCAGAGAAATTGTCTATTGAAAGACGGCGTAAGAAGCCTAAAAAAGGAATCTCAGAAAGTGAACAGACACCTAAAATTGAAGCAAGAAAACCGATTAAAATTAAACAGGAACCGGCTGATTCTGATCTTGAATTAGATCCTTCGGACGATATAACTGATGGCGTTAAAAGAGAACTTCGGCCTCGAAAGTTAAATGAGCCGCATATTTATTTTGAGCCATATGATGGATCCTCAAGTGAAGGGAGTGATTTTACTGATCTGTCGGATTGA
- the LOC132938020 gene encoding queuine tRNA-ribosyltransferase catalytic subunit — translation MGKALQFDVIASCTTSKARSSLMKLPHYTVETPVFMPVGTKGSIKSVLPEQLEDMNCQIILGNTYHLGLRPGVELLKKAKGLHNFMGWKRALLTDSGGFQMVSLLHMAEINEQGVSFESPYDSTKSLLTPEKSIQIQNAIGADIIMQLDDVVPTTSKDSERMEEATHRTTRWLDRCLSAHERPTEQNIFPIVQGGLSENLRKLSANLHLERKVNGYAIGGLVGGEDKEDFWKMVILSTNILPCDKPKYVMGVGFAVDLVICCALGADMFDCVFPTRTARFGCALISSGQISLRHKKFRMDFEPIEKNCSCSTCKTYTRAYIHQIVGTEAVSCNLLSIHNLYYQMQLMKGIRESIKVNKFPEFVQEFMTNIYPDKNYPQWCHDALQSVNIELK, via the coding sequence atgGGAAAAGCTTTGCAATTTGATGTGATTGCCTCCTGCACTACCTCAAAAGCTCGTTCTAGTTTAATGAAATTACCACATTATACAGTGGAAACGCCAGTATTTATGCCTGTTGGTACCAAAGGATCCATTAAATCTGTTTTACCAGAACAGCTGGAAGATATGAactgtcaaattattttaggaAACACATATCATTTGGGATTACGTCCTGgagttgaattattaaaaaaagccaAAGGCCTTCATAATTTTATGGGTTGGAAACGTGCTTTACTTACTGATTCTGGAGGCTTTCAAATGGTCTCATTGTTACATATGGCTGAAATTAATGAACAGGGTGTTAGTTTTGAATCACCTTATGATAGTACAAAAAGCTTGTTAACTCCAGAGAAGtctattcaaatacaaaatgcAATTGGTGCAGATATAATAATGCAGTTAGATGACGTCGTACCAACTACTTCAAAAGACAGTGAAAGAATGGAAGAAGCTACTCACAGGACTACACGTTGGTTAGATCGTTGTTTAAGTGCTCATGAAAGACCTACTGAACAGAATATATTTCCAATTGTCCAAGGAGGTCTCTCAGAAAATTTAAGAAAGTTAAGTGCCAATTTACATTTGGAAAGAAAAGTAAATGGTTATGCTATAGGTGGTCTCGTTGGTGGGGAAGATAAAGAAGATTTTTGGAAAATGGTTATTCTATCTACTAATATATTACCTTGCGATAAACCTAAGTACGTGATGGGAGTTGGATTTGCAGTAGATTTAGTAATTTGTTGCGCTTTAGGAGCAGACATGTTTGACTGTGTATTTCCAACGAGAACAGCTCGGTTTGGTTGTGCGTTAATTTCAAGTGGTCAGATTAGTTTAAGACATAAAAAGTTCAGAATGGATTTTGAaccaattgaaaaaaattgtagttgTTCAACATGTAAGACATATACTCGAGCATATATACATCAAATTGTCGGTACAGAAGCTGTTTCTTGcaatttattatcaatacatAATCTTTATTATCAAATGCAATTGATGAAAGGTATTAGAGAAAGCATTAAGGTAAACAAATTTCCTGAATTTGTCCAGGAATTTATGACAAATATATACCCAGATAAGAATTATCCACAGTGGTGTCATGATGCATTACAATCGGTGAATATAGAACTGAAATAA